From Chelatococcus sp. YT9, a single genomic window includes:
- the mfd gene encoding transcription-repair coupling factor, which produces MNPLQRAVDALRRGDNPLLTSVADGQDGLIIADLSRALAGEDNAAALVYVLRDDRRLAATEAALGFIAPELEVLSLPAWDCQPYDRVSPTAAITARRMMALARLASSRSSAEKPRLLLTTVNALLQRVPPVSLMARDSLSAAPGNTVDMDALVQWLEVNGFQRTATVRDTGEYAVRGGIVDLYAPGLPEPLRLDFFGDTLESIRAFDPETQRTTHQLRSLDLVPMSEVKITTDTIRRFRQGYVTAFGAATRDDTLYEAVSEGRRHPGLEHWLPLFYEGLDTLFDYVPGVPFAFDPLAEDAAGERLAQIKDYYDARRAGPASSATGGAPPYKPLPPEALYLGEREWSERLKAGATLRFSPFAQPESEARLIIDAAGKTGRNFAPERADGTVNIFEAAVAHIRHLQGEGRKVVVAAWSEGSRERLGSVLADHGLKKATPVGRLSVALGLPAGEVGLAVWGLEAGFEVGDLAVLGEQDILGDRLVRQTRKSRRAQDFISEVSSLSAGDLVVHVDHGIGRFVGLQTIDVAGAPHDCLELHYLGGDKLYLPVENIDLLSRYGSEDTEVALDKLGGAAWQARKAKLKQRIREMASALIKVAAARALKEAPRIVPPHGLYDEFAARFPYDETEDQQNAIDAVLEDLSSGRPMDRLVCGDVGFGKTEVALRAAFAVALSGRQVAVVVPTTLLARQHFRAFEERFQGLPIKVAQASRFVPAAELKAVKAGLADGTVDIVVGTHALLGKAIRFKDLGLIIVDEEQHFGVSHKERLKDLRAEVHVLTLTATPIPRTLQLALTGVRELSLIATPPVDRLAVRTFISPFDPLSVREALLRERYRGGQSFYVCPRIEDLAEVKSFLDREVPEVKVAVAHGQMAAGQLEDVMTAFYEGKFDLLLSTTIVESGLDIPRANTLIVHRADMFGLAQLYQLRGRVGRSKLRAYALLTVPANRRLTQSAERRLKVLQSLDTLGAGFQLASHDLDIRGAGNLLGEEQSGHIKEVGYELYQQMLEEAVAQLKAGVEEAEEEAWSPTITIGTPVMIPDSFVPDLDVRLELYRRLSTLDTDAEIEGFGAELIDRFGKLPEEVEQLLKIVSIKALCRRANVEKVEAGPKGVIVSFRDNAFANPEGLVAYVAEQGSLAKVRPDMRIVFIDDFATPAHRLKGTTVIMRDLARIAERKKAA; this is translated from the coding sequence ATGAATCCGCTCCAACGCGCCGTTGATGCCCTTCGGCGGGGCGATAACCCGTTGCTCACCAGCGTTGCCGATGGGCAAGACGGGCTCATTATCGCTGATCTGTCGCGGGCACTGGCCGGTGAAGACAATGCCGCCGCGCTCGTCTATGTGCTGCGCGACGACCGCCGGCTCGCGGCGACAGAGGCGGCTCTGGGCTTCATCGCGCCCGAGCTCGAGGTGCTGAGCCTGCCGGCCTGGGACTGCCAGCCCTATGACCGGGTCTCGCCCACCGCCGCCATCACGGCGCGTCGCATGATGGCGCTGGCGCGGCTCGCATCCTCCCGCTCGTCGGCAGAGAAGCCGCGTCTCCTTCTCACCACGGTCAACGCGCTGTTGCAGCGCGTGCCGCCCGTGTCCCTCATGGCCCGCGATAGCCTCTCAGCCGCGCCGGGCAATACGGTCGACATGGACGCCCTCGTGCAGTGGCTAGAGGTCAACGGCTTCCAGCGCACCGCGACGGTGCGCGACACCGGTGAATATGCGGTGCGCGGCGGCATCGTCGATCTCTACGCGCCGGGCCTGCCCGAGCCGCTGCGCCTTGATTTCTTCGGCGATACGCTCGAGTCGATCCGCGCCTTCGATCCGGAAACCCAGCGCACCACGCATCAGCTGCGCTCCCTCGATCTCGTGCCGATGAGCGAGGTGAAGATCACCACCGATACCATCCGCCGCTTCCGCCAGGGCTATGTCACGGCGTTCGGTGCCGCGACCCGCGACGACACGCTCTATGAGGCCGTGAGCGAGGGGCGCCGCCACCCCGGCCTTGAACACTGGCTACCGCTCTTCTATGAGGGGCTGGATACGCTCTTCGACTATGTGCCGGGCGTGCCCTTTGCCTTCGATCCCCTCGCGGAGGACGCGGCTGGCGAGCGGCTGGCCCAGATCAAGGATTATTATGACGCGCGCCGCGCGGGTCCGGCATCCAGCGCGACCGGCGGAGCTCCACCCTACAAGCCACTCCCACCGGAGGCCCTCTATCTCGGCGAGCGGGAATGGAGCGAGCGTCTCAAGGCCGGAGCCACGCTACGCTTCTCGCCCTTCGCCCAGCCTGAAAGCGAGGCGCGCCTCATCATCGACGCGGCCGGCAAGACGGGCCGCAATTTCGCGCCGGAACGCGCCGACGGCACCGTCAATATCTTCGAGGCGGCGGTCGCCCATATCCGCCATCTTCAAGGAGAGGGGCGCAAGGTCGTCGTCGCGGCGTGGTCGGAAGGCTCACGCGAACGCCTCGGCTCGGTTCTCGCGGATCACGGCCTGAAGAAGGCGACGCCGGTCGGGCGGCTCTCCGTCGCGCTCGGCCTGCCGGCCGGCGAAGTCGGGCTCGCGGTCTGGGGATTGGAAGCCGGTTTCGAAGTCGGCGATCTCGCGGTGCTCGGCGAACAGGACATCCTTGGCGACCGGCTCGTCCGTCAGACACGCAAGTCTCGCCGGGCACAGGATTTCATCTCGGAGGTGTCGAGCCTGTCCGCCGGCGATCTCGTGGTGCATGTCGATCACGGCATCGGCCGCTTCGTCGGCCTGCAAACCATCGACGTGGCAGGTGCACCGCACGACTGCCTCGAGCTGCACTATCTCGGCGGAGACAAGCTCTATCTGCCGGTCGAGAACATCGACCTGCTCTCGCGCTACGGGTCCGAGGATACGGAAGTCGCCCTCGACAAGCTCGGCGGAGCGGCCTGGCAGGCGCGCAAGGCCAAGCTGAAGCAGCGCATCCGCGAGATGGCAAGCGCCCTCATCAAGGTCGCGGCCGCGCGTGCCCTCAAGGAGGCGCCGCGCATTGTCCCGCCACATGGGCTCTACGATGAATTCGCCGCCCGCTTCCCCTATGACGAGACCGAGGATCAGCAGAATGCTATCGATGCGGTGCTGGAGGACTTATCCTCGGGCCGCCCGATGGATCGCCTCGTCTGCGGCGACGTCGGCTTCGGCAAGACGGAGGTCGCCCTGCGCGCCGCCTTCGCGGTCGCCCTCTCCGGCCGACAGGTCGCGGTCGTCGTGCCGACGACGCTCCTGGCGCGCCAGCATTTCCGCGCCTTCGAGGAACGCTTCCAGGGCTTGCCCATCAAGGTCGCGCAAGCCTCGCGCTTCGTGCCGGCCGCCGAACTGAAAGCCGTGAAGGCCGGGCTTGCCGACGGCACCGTCGACATCGTGGTCGGCACTCACGCGCTGCTCGGAAAGGCGATCCGCTTCAAGGACCTCGGCCTGATCATCGTGGACGAGGAGCAGCACTTCGGCGTCAGCCACAAGGAGCGCCTGAAGGATCTCCGCGCCGAGGTGCATGTGTTGACGCTGACCGCGACGCCCATCCCGCGCACGCTGCAGCTGGCGCTGACCGGCGTGCGCGAGCTGTCGCTTATCGCCACGCCTCCAGTCGACCGCCTGGCGGTGCGCACCTTCATCTCGCCCTTCGACCCGCTCTCGGTTCGCGAGGCGCTGCTGCGCGAGCGGTATCGCGGCGGCCAGTCCTTTTACGTCTGTCCTCGCATCGAGGATCTCGCCGAGGTGAAGTCATTTCTCGACCGCGAGGTGCCCGAGGTGAAGGTGGCGGTGGCGCACGGCCAGATGGCCGCAGGCCAGCTCGAGGATGTGATGACGGCTTTCTATGAAGGCAAGTTCGACCTCCTGTTGTCGACCACTATCGTCGAGTCAGGGCTGGACATTCCCCGCGCCAATACCCTGATCGTCCATCGTGCCGACATGTTCGGCCTCGCGCAGCTCTACCAGCTGCGTGGCCGTGTGGGCCGCTCGAAGCTGCGCGCCTATGCGCTGCTGACCGTGCCGGCCAACCGGCGGCTCACACAGAGTGCGGAGCGGCGGCTCAAGGTGCTGCAGTCGCTCGATACGCTCGGGGCGGGTTTCCAGCTCGCCAGCCACGATCTCGATATCCGCGGCGCCGGCAACCTCCTCGGCGAGGAGCAGTCGGGCCATATCAAGGAAGTCGGCTACGAGCTCTACCAGCAGATGCTGGAAGAGGCGGTCGCCCAGCTCAAGGCCGGCGTCGAGGAGGCCGAGGAGGAAGCCTGGTCGCCCACGATCACCATCGGCACGCCGGTGATGATCCCCGACAGTTTCGTGCCCGATCTCGATGTCAGGCTCGAACTCTACCGGCGGCTGTCGACCCTCGACACCGACGCCGAGATCGAGGGCTTCGGCGCCGAGCTCATCGATCGCTTCGGCAAGCTGCCGGAAGAGGTGGAGCAGCTTCTCAAGATCGTCTCGATCAAGGCCCTGTGCCGGCGGGCCAATGTGGAGAAGGTCGAGGCAGGGCCGAAGGGCGTCATCGTCTCCTTCCGCGACAATGCCTTCGCCAATCCCGAAGGGCTCGTCGCCTATGTCGCCGAACAGGGATCGCTCGCCAAGGTGCGGCCCGACATGCGCATCGTCTTCATCGACGATTTCGCGACGCCGGCGCACCGCCTCAAGGGAACCACCGTCATCATGCGCGATCTGGCAAGAATCGCCGAGCGAAAGAAGGCGGCGTGA
- a CDS encoding heparan-alpha-glucosaminide N-acetyltransferase produces the protein MDFHTSPAQPASPLRPRLPMVDVARGVAIVAMVIYHFSWDLSFFGLIETDIATAPGWRLFARMIAGSFLGLVGIGLVLAHGDHIRWRPFLRRLGLLVLAAAAVTLGSYFLFPESFIFFGILHGIALTSVLGLAFVRLPWFVTAIAAAIAFALPQIASSPLFNAPGWLWLGLATRVPTTNDYIPLFPWFGCVLAGVAVARLILRRAPLPAWLSQDAAGPIARGLGIAGRHSLLIYLTHQLVLLGVLWAFIQVVQPARTTPFQRSCAKACVDNGSDAVTCARYCSCASDAITRLNMWEKMSANSLLPQERQQLSGAFQQCRAGAERPAP, from the coding sequence GTGGACTTCCACACATCACCAGCCCAGCCTGCAAGCCCCCTACGTCCCCGCCTCCCTATGGTCGATGTGGCCCGCGGCGTCGCGATCGTCGCGATGGTCATCTATCACTTCAGCTGGGATCTGAGCTTTTTCGGCCTGATCGAAACGGATATCGCCACGGCGCCGGGATGGCGGCTCTTCGCCCGGATGATCGCCGGGTCCTTTCTCGGCCTCGTTGGTATCGGCCTGGTGCTTGCCCATGGAGATCACATCCGCTGGCGTCCCTTCCTACGGCGCCTCGGCCTCCTCGTTCTGGCGGCTGCGGCGGTCACGCTTGGCTCTTATTTCCTTTTCCCGGAAAGCTTCATCTTCTTCGGCATTCTCCACGGCATCGCTCTGACGAGCGTGCTGGGCCTTGCGTTCGTGCGGCTGCCCTGGTTCGTGACAGCGATCGCCGCGGCGATCGCATTCGCGCTGCCGCAAATCGCCTCATCCCCCCTATTCAATGCGCCCGGCTGGCTCTGGCTCGGCCTTGCAACCCGTGTTCCCACAACCAACGACTATATCCCGCTCTTCCCCTGGTTCGGCTGCGTGCTTGCCGGCGTGGCGGTCGCCAGGCTCATCCTGAGACGCGCGCCCCTGCCGGCTTGGCTCAGCCAGGACGCGGCAGGCCCCATAGCCCGAGGGCTCGGCATCGCCGGACGGCACAGCCTCCTCATCTATCTCACCCATCAGCTTGTCCTGCTAGGCGTACTCTGGGCTTTCATCCAGGTGGTGCAGCCTGCGCGCACCACGCCGTTCCAGCGCAGTTGCGCCAAGGCATGCGTCGACAACGGCAGCGATGCCGTGACCTGCGCGCGTTATTGCAGCTGCGCCAGCGATGCCATCACGCGCCTCAACATGTGGGAGAAGATGAGCGCCAACAGCCTCCTGCCGCAGGAAAGGCAACAGCTGAGCGGAGCCTTCCAGCAATGCCGCGCCGGTGCGGAACGCCCGGCACCCTGA
- the eda gene encoding bifunctional 4-hydroxy-2-oxoglutarate aldolase/2-dehydro-3-deoxy-phosphogluconate aldolase, protein MQGYVERIRRCGVVPVVTVPDIEAAVPLTQALADGGIDVVELTLRTAAGLKAVEAVASKCPNVLVIAGTLTLPEHFAAVKNAGASVAVSPGFNEALHHAAVAADLPWLPGVATASELMSAMALGRSLVKFFPAGLAGGVKMLKALSGPFPDATFCPTGGVDPDNLKDYLTLPEVICVGGSWLVPLKAVTERNWGQIRMLAHDARDRVDALRDN, encoded by the coding sequence ATGCAAGGTTATGTAGAGCGTATCCGGCGGTGCGGCGTGGTCCCCGTCGTCACGGTTCCGGATATTGAAGCGGCGGTTCCTCTCACGCAGGCTCTGGCCGATGGTGGCATCGACGTCGTTGAGCTGACGCTTCGGACGGCTGCGGGCCTAAAGGCTGTCGAGGCGGTGGCCAGCAAATGCCCCAATGTGCTCGTCATCGCCGGCACGTTGACGTTGCCGGAACATTTTGCGGCCGTGAAGAACGCCGGCGCTTCCGTGGCGGTCAGCCCGGGCTTCAATGAGGCGCTGCATCATGCCGCTGTTGCCGCTGATCTGCCTTGGCTGCCCGGCGTGGCAACGGCGTCAGAGCTGATGAGCGCCATGGCGCTCGGCCGTTCGTTGGTGAAGTTCTTCCCCGCGGGCCTAGCCGGAGGGGTCAAGATGCTGAAGGCGCTCTCGGGCCCCTTCCCGGACGCCACCTTCTGTCCGACAGGCGGCGTCGATCCCGACAATCTGAAAGATTACCTTACCTTGCCAGAGGTCATCTGCGTCGGCGGTTCATGGCTCGTTCCGCTAAAGGCTGTCACGGAGCGCAACTGGGGACAGATTCGTATGCTCGCACATGACGCGCGCGATCGCGTGGACGCCTTGCGTGATAACTGA
- a CDS encoding cold-shock protein yields the protein MSNDFETSLIGPKIGQQKADEAVSGLSSTDVAEGEPPLDLVEVVGRIKWFDVSKGFGFIVPDNGMPDVLLHVSCLRRDGYETANEGARVVCEAVQRARGLQAFRIISMDETSAIHPSELPARTRVTVVPTSGLEQVEVKWFNRLRGFGFVTRGEGTPDIFVHMETLRRYGLMELKPGQMVLVRFGNGPKGLMAAEVRPLDGGTAPASH from the coding sequence ATGTCCAACGATTTTGAAACAAGTTTAATTGGTCCGAAAATCGGACAACAGAAAGCAGACGAGGCAGTTTCTGGCCTCTCCTCAACCGACGTTGCCGAGGGAGAACCCCCGCTCGATCTCGTTGAAGTGGTTGGGCGCATCAAATGGTTCGACGTTTCCAAAGGGTTTGGCTTCATTGTGCCAGACAACGGAATGCCGGACGTACTCCTCCATGTATCCTGCCTTCGCCGCGACGGATATGAGACCGCCAACGAAGGCGCGCGTGTGGTTTGCGAGGCGGTGCAACGCGCACGAGGGCTTCAAGCCTTCCGCATCATCTCGATGGATGAAACTTCGGCGATTCATCCCTCCGAACTTCCTGCCCGCACCCGTGTGACGGTCGTCCCGACAAGCGGGCTCGAGCAGGTCGAGGTCAAATGGTTCAACCGTCTGCGTGGGTTTGGCTTTGTTACGCGCGGCGAGGGGACGCCCGACATCTTCGTTCATATGGAAACGTTGCGTCGCTACGGCCTCATGGAACTGAAGCCCGGGCAGATGGTGCTTGTCCGCTTCGGCAATGGTCCAAAAGGGCTGATGGCTGCGGAGGTTCGTCCACTCGATGGCGGTACGGCGCCGGCATCGCATTAA
- a CDS encoding DUF192 domain-containing protein yields the protein MVVFTGFAAAFKLLLISALLAPLVWIPPAQGQPHPGDAIMLVNAETGLEDLTISTASGRHVFSVEVMRTAAQRGRGLMERRYLPADRGMLFDFQEVQPVTMWMSNTYLPLDMLFIRKDGTIARIEEHTEPFSERLIPSGEPVLGVLELNAGTAARIGAKPGDRIAHPMFR from the coding sequence ATGGTCGTGTTCACCGGGTTCGCTGCGGCTTTCAAGCTTTTGCTGATCTCCGCGTTACTGGCGCCCCTCGTCTGGATTCCGCCCGCGCAGGGCCAGCCGCATCCGGGCGATGCGATCATGCTGGTGAATGCCGAAACCGGTCTTGAGGACCTCACGATCAGCACAGCGAGCGGTCGGCATGTCTTCTCCGTGGAGGTGATGCGAACCGCCGCGCAGCGTGGCCGCGGCCTGATGGAACGCCGCTACCTGCCCGCTGATCGCGGCATGCTCTTCGATTTTCAGGAGGTGCAGCCGGTGACCATGTGGATGAGCAACACTTACTTGCCTCTCGACATGCTGTTCATCCGCAAAGATGGCACTATCGCGCGTATCGAGGAGCACACAGAGCCATTCTCGGAGCGTCTCATTCCGTCAGGTGAGCCCGTCCTGGGCGTCCTCGAATTGAACGCCGGCACGGCGGCGCGCATCGGTGCAAAGCCAGGCGATCGCATCGCCCATCCGATGTTTCGGTGA
- the proS gene encoding proline--tRNA ligase, giving the protein MRLSRYFLPVLRETPKEAEIVSHRLMLRAGMIRQESAGIYAWLPLGLKVLNRISAIVREEQNRAGAVELLMPTIQSAELWRESGRYDAYGKEMLRIADRHEREMLFGPTNEEMITEIFRASVRSYKDLPLNLYHIQWKFRDEIRPRFGTMRSREFLMKDAYSFDLDKEAARHSYNKMFVAYLRTFARLGLRAIPMQADTGPIGGDLSHEFIILADTGESEVFCHKDFLDFPIPGADTDFDDVEGLQRVVDSWTSLYAATSEKHDAARYAAIADGEKLSARGIEVGHIFYFGTKYSAPMGATVTSPDGREVPVHMGSYGIGPSRLVAALIEASHDDKGIIWPEPVAPFDVSLLNLKVGDVATDEASLKIYQALNLRGREVLYDDTEDRPGAKFATADLIGLPWQVVVGPKGLADGKVEVKRRGSDERELLSVEEAVNKVAG; this is encoded by the coding sequence ATGCGCCTCAGCCGCTACTTCCTTCCCGTCCTGCGTGAAACGCCCAAGGAAGCGGAAATCGTTTCTCATCGCCTCATGCTGCGTGCCGGCATGATCCGTCAGGAATCGGCCGGGATCTATGCCTGGCTGCCGCTCGGGCTCAAGGTCCTTAACCGGATCTCGGCCATTGTTCGAGAAGAGCAGAATCGCGCGGGTGCGGTCGAGCTTCTCATGCCGACGATCCAGTCGGCAGAGCTTTGGCGCGAATCCGGCCGGTATGACGCCTATGGCAAGGAGATGCTGCGCATCGCCGACCGCCACGAGCGCGAGATGCTGTTTGGCCCCACCAACGAGGAGATGATCACCGAGATCTTCCGCGCCTCGGTGAGGTCCTACAAGGACCTGCCGCTCAATCTCTACCACATCCAGTGGAAGTTCCGGGACGAGATCCGGCCGCGTTTTGGCACCATGCGCTCGCGCGAGTTCCTGATGAAGGACGCCTATTCCTTCGATCTGGACAAGGAGGCGGCGCGTCACTCCTACAACAAGATGTTCGTGGCCTATCTCAGGACCTTCGCGAGGCTCGGCCTCAGAGCCATCCCGATGCAGGCCGACACCGGGCCGATCGGCGGTGACCTCAGCCACGAGTTTATCATTCTGGCAGACACGGGCGAGAGCGAAGTTTTCTGCCACAAGGACTTCCTCGATTTCCCGATCCCCGGCGCCGACACGGATTTCGACGATGTGGAGGGCCTCCAGCGGGTCGTTGATTCCTGGACTTCTCTGTACGCCGCGACATCCGAGAAGCATGACGCGGCGCGATACGCGGCCATTGCCGACGGCGAGAAGCTTTCGGCCCGTGGCATAGAGGTGGGCCACATCTTCTACTTTGGCACGAAGTACTCGGCCCCGATGGGCGCGACCGTGACCTCGCCGGATGGCCGGGAAGTACCTGTTCACATGGGTTCCTATGGCATCGGCCCTTCGCGCCTCGTCGCCGCGTTGATCGAGGCGAGCCACGATGACAAGGGCATCATCTGGCCTGAACCCGTTGCGCCGTTCGATGTCTCGCTCCTCAATCTGAAGGTGGGGGATGTGGCGACAGATGAGGCCTCTCTCAAAATTTATCAGGCGCTCAACCTCCGCGGCCGCGAGGTGCTTTATGACGACACCGAAGACCGGCCCGGCGCGAAATTCGCTACCGCCGACCTGATAGGCTTGCCGTGGCAGGTCGTCGTCGGGCCTAAGGGCCTCGCGGACGGAAAGGTGGAGGTGAAGCGGCGCGGCAGCGACGAGCGCGAGCTGCTCTCCGTCGAGGAGGCTGTCAACAAAGTCGCGGGTTAA
- a CDS encoding lipoprotein-releasing ABC transporter permease subunit, with amino-acid sequence MSAEPGSDSTRPFAAFEWMLASRYLRARRREGFISVIAGFSFLGIMLGVATLIVVMSVMNGFREELLSKIVGVNGHIFVQPIEQPLTDYAAVAQRIAGVEGVTLAVPLVEGQALASASQSGNNGGALVRGVREQDITRIPFIANTIREGTLAGFDEKGGIAIGRRLAEFLGVRVGDTVTIISPRGSATPMGVAPRIKAYPVVAVFEIGMSEFDGSFVYMPMQEAQAFFNRDGDVSLIEVFLRNADDVDAARDRIDAAAGRPIMMSDWRQRNRTFFSALEVERNVMFLILTLIVLVAALNIISGLIMLVKDKSEDIAILRTMGATRGAVMRVFLITGASIGIVGTIAGFFLGLLITLNVERIRAFMSWLTNTNLFPAELYFLSRLPAVIEPGEVVTVVTMAIVLSLIATLYPSWRAARLDPVEALRYG; translated from the coding sequence ATGAGCGCAGAACCCGGGTCGGATTCGACGCGTCCCTTCGCTGCTTTCGAGTGGATGCTGGCATCGCGCTATCTCAGGGCAAGGCGGCGTGAGGGATTCATCTCCGTCATCGCCGGCTTCTCTTTTCTGGGCATCATGTTGGGCGTGGCGACTTTGATTGTCGTCATGTCGGTGATGAACGGCTTCCGCGAGGAACTCCTCAGCAAGATCGTCGGCGTGAACGGCCATATCTTCGTTCAGCCGATCGAGCAGCCGCTGACCGACTATGCCGCCGTGGCGCAGCGAATCGCCGGTGTCGAGGGCGTGACGCTCGCGGTTCCCCTCGTCGAAGGGCAGGCGCTCGCTTCCGCCTCCCAGAGCGGCAACAACGGCGGAGCGCTTGTCCGGGGGGTGCGCGAGCAGGACATCACACGTATCCCCTTCATCGCAAACACCATCCGTGAGGGCACGCTTGCCGGTTTCGATGAGAAGGGTGGCATTGCCATTGGCCGGCGGCTCGCGGAATTTCTCGGTGTCAGGGTGGGAGATACGGTCACCATCATCTCGCCGCGTGGTTCGGCGACCCCGATGGGCGTGGCGCCGCGTATCAAGGCCTATCCCGTGGTGGCGGTCTTCGAGATCGGCATGTCGGAATTCGACGGATCGTTCGTCTATATGCCGATGCAGGAGGCCCAGGCCTTCTTCAATCGTGACGGCGACGTGAGCCTCATCGAAGTCTTCCTGCGCAACGCGGACGACGTCGACGCGGCTCGTGACCGCATCGATGCGGCTGCCGGCCGCCCGATCATGATGAGCGACTGGCGGCAGCGGAATCGCACGTTCTTCTCGGCCCTCGAGGTCGAGCGAAATGTCATGTTCCTCATCCTCACCCTCATCGTCCTGGTGGCGGCGCTCAACATCATTTCGGGCCTCATTATGCTGGTGAAGGACAAGAGCGAGGACATCGCCATCCTGCGGACGATGGGAGCAACCCGTGGCGCCGTCATGCGGGTCTTCCTGATCACCGGCGCGTCCATCGGCATCGTGGGCACGATCGCGGGCTTTTTTCTCGGCCTGCTCATTACGCTCAATGTGGAGCGGATCCGCGCATTCATGTCCTGGCTCACCAACACCAACCTCTTTCCGGCGGAACTCTATTTTCTCAGCCGCCTGCCGGCGGTGATCGAGCCGGGAGAGGTCGTGACGGTGGTTACGATGGCGATCGTGCTGTCGCTTATTGCCACGCTCTATCCAAGCTGGCGGGCCGCGCGGCTCGATCCTGTCGAAGCCTTGCGTTACGGATGA
- a CDS encoding ABC transporter ATP-binding protein, producing MSTAAPPPPALFLSRVERRYIQGSATLDILRGADFAVWPGEIVALVAPSGTGKSTLLHVAGLLERPDAGEVYIGAKPTVELDDGERTRLRRVDIGFVYQFHHLLPEFSALENVVLPQLIRGLDRKVAEQRATDLLTFLGIGQRLKHRPAELSGGEQQRVAIARAVANGPRVLLADEPTGNLDPSTADHVFHTLIALVRASRVGAVIATHNLDLARRMDRRVTIHDGLVVQMD from the coding sequence ATGAGTACCGCTGCGCCTCCGCCCCCCGCCCTGTTCCTGTCCCGCGTGGAGCGGCGCTACATCCAGGGATCGGCAACGCTTGATATCCTTCGCGGCGCCGACTTCGCGGTCTGGCCGGGCGAGATCGTGGCATTGGTTGCCCCGTCCGGGACGGGTAAATCGACGCTCCTCCACGTTGCGGGCTTGCTCGAACGGCCGGACGCGGGGGAGGTCTATATCGGCGCGAAGCCGACGGTCGAACTGGATGACGGTGAACGCACACGACTCAGGCGCGTCGATATCGGGTTCGTCTATCAGTTCCACCACCTTCTGCCGGAGTTCTCGGCGCTCGAAAACGTCGTGTTGCCGCAGCTCATTCGAGGGCTTGACCGTAAGGTGGCGGAGCAGCGCGCCACCGATCTCCTGACCTTTCTCGGCATCGGGCAACGTCTGAAGCACCGCCCGGCCGAATTGTCCGGTGGTGAGCAGCAACGCGTGGCGATTGCCCGGGCGGTAGCCAATGGCCCCCGCGTGCTCCTCGCCGACGAGCCGACGGGCAATCTCGACCCCAGTACCGCGGATCACGTCTTTCACACGTTGATCGCGCTGGTGCGCGCATCGCGCGTCGGCGCTGTCATCGCGACGCATAACCTCGACCTCGCCCGCCGAATGGACCGTCGGGTGACGATCCACGATGGTCTCGTCGTGCAGATGGATTGA
- a CDS encoding DUF2189 domain-containing protein, with amino-acid sequence MTIRNPVEWTWSQLNQTAQVAGGFGNAVYHPGDAVRARRLHVNRIGFSDLREALRRGWQDFISYRSDVMFVVLIYPIAGLILSQLAVGRSMLHLIFPLASGFALLGPFAATGIYEVSRRRELGQQSSWFEAFKVFSSPAFGSVAMLGFVMTLFFLLWLLVAMGIYHLTLGPAYPASMDQFIADVFGTPAGWALILIGGGVGFLFALVVLMTGSISFPLLIDRDAGIVAAVATSIRAFTTNPVPMLTWGAIVAGALVLGSLPLLVGLIVVMPVLGHATWHLYRRLTAP; translated from the coding sequence ATGACGATACGTAATCCGGTAGAATGGACGTGGTCGCAGTTGAACCAGACTGCCCAGGTCGCGGGCGGGTTCGGCAATGCCGTCTACCACCCAGGAGATGCCGTCCGTGCGCGGCGACTCCATGTCAATCGCATCGGTTTCAGCGATCTCCGGGAGGCGCTCCGTCGAGGGTGGCAGGATTTCATCAGCTACCGCTCGGACGTAATGTTCGTGGTCCTGATCTATCCGATTGCGGGGCTTATATTGAGCCAGTTGGCTGTCGGCCGCTCGATGCTCCACCTCATCTTCCCGCTCGCCTCCGGCTTCGCTCTGCTTGGACCGTTTGCCGCAACAGGGATCTACGAGGTCAGCCGACGTCGAGAACTGGGGCAGCAGAGCAGCTGGTTCGAGGCTTTCAAGGTCTTTTCCTCGCCGGCCTTCGGCTCGGTCGCCATGCTCGGCTTCGTCATGACCCTGTTTTTCTTGCTCTGGTTGCTTGTCGCGATGGGCATCTACCACCTCACGCTCGGGCCAGCCTATCCCGCATCCATGGACCAGTTCATCGCCGATGTATTTGGTACACCAGCGGGTTGGGCGCTCATCCTCATCGGAGGTGGCGTCGGCTTCCTGTTCGCCCTTGTGGTGTTGATGACGGGCAGCATTTCCTTTCCGCTGCTGATAGACAGGGATGCTGGCATTGTTGCGGCCGTCGCAACATCCATACGCGCCTTTACGACTAATCCAGTGCCGATGCTGACCTGGGGAGCGATCGTCGCTGGCGCGCTCGTCCTCGGCTCACTGCCGCTTCTTGTGGGGCTGATCGTGGTCATGCCGGTCCTTGGCCACGCCACGTGGCATCTCTACAGACGCCTCACGGCGCCTTGA